A window of Punica granatum isolate Tunisia-2019 chromosome 8, ASM765513v2, whole genome shotgun sequence genomic DNA:
TGGCAGGCAGGACCCCTGCGCCCATTGAGATCATCTCGACGGCCTTCAGGACCTTCCACTCCTTGGGCCCGCATTCCCTCCGGGCTGCGAACCCACACCTCCTCCCGTTACAATAGGTCCTCCACACCGGCTCCTCAAGCAGCCTTGGGATGTGGTGGGACGATGATGAAGACGAAGACGATGGAGACCTCTTCTGAGGCTCAGGCTTGTTGCACTCAAGGGCGATCCGAACCAGCCCTGAGGTCATCTCCCGAACCAGCCCGCTTATAGGAGTGGCAAGCTCGATCAGGAGGGCCGGCTGCGAGGCAGGGTCCTTCTGCAAGGCGAAGTGGACGTGGCCCTTCCGGTGCCCGAAGAGGGTGCCGACAACACGGGGCCCAAGACCCAGCGTGGAGCCCGAGCGGTTCCGGAAGGCAGTCAGGACCGAGCGGAGCCTCGAGACGGCAATGGCCTGGAGCTTCCGCTTTGGTATCGGGGACGACGAAGAAGGGACAGCATTGGCTTCCTTGGTGTGA
This region includes:
- the LOC116187011 gene encoding protein MIZU-KUSSEI 1, with protein sequence MKTSSVTMSRSSSHQDFTSNSKRHFHWTKKVGSEEDDEAEAGKPNAAASTDHHQCHDRGFNNAADKKKMDHTKEANAVPSSSSPIPKRKLQAIAVSRLRSVLTAFRNRSGSTLGLGPRVVGTLFGHRKGHVHFALQKDPASQPALLIELATPISGLVREMTSGLVRIALECNKPEPQKRSPSSSSSSSSHHIPRLLEEPVWRTYCNGRRCGFAARRECGPKEWKVLKAVEMISMGAGVLPATGDDNGLDPESSGSINLDGEVMYMRAKFERIVGSRDCEAFYMMNPDSNGAPELSIYLLRV